The proteins below come from a single Zhouia spongiae genomic window:
- the alr gene encoding alanine racemase gives MPKATETVLEINLKSLEHNYGYLRSKIAPHTRFMAVVKAYSYGNDASEIAKHMETLGVDYFAVAYACEGIALRKAGIKTPILVLHAIPSHFEDIIAYDLEPDLYNKKGLAAFQHVAATKGLNAYPIHIKFNTGLNRLGFEEADIDYLHGQLHADKHIKVISLFSHLAASEDMSVRDFTIGQIDKFKSIANTFVDRFGYKPLLHILNTSGILNYADSGQLDMVRSGIGLYGYGNHPEFDRELKPIGTLKSIISQIHTINEGESVGYNMGFTATKPTRIAIIPLGHADGIGRHFGKEKGYLIIGTQKAPIVGNVCMDMLMIDVSGIDCREGDEVVIFGATVSAEDFAKTGNTISYELITGISQRIKRVIVR, from the coding sequence ATGCCAAAAGCAACAGAAACCGTTCTGGAGATCAATCTGAAATCACTGGAACACAATTATGGCTATTTACGCTCCAAAATAGCTCCTCATACCCGGTTCATGGCCGTTGTTAAAGCCTATTCTTATGGTAATGACGCTTCTGAAATCGCCAAACACATGGAGACACTGGGGGTCGATTATTTTGCCGTAGCATATGCCTGTGAAGGTATTGCCCTCAGAAAAGCAGGGATTAAAACTCCCATCCTGGTATTGCATGCCATTCCTTCGCATTTCGAAGACATTATTGCCTACGATCTTGAGCCTGACTTGTATAACAAAAAGGGGCTTGCAGCGTTTCAGCATGTGGCTGCAACGAAAGGACTGAATGCATATCCGATTCATATAAAATTCAACACGGGACTCAATCGTCTCGGTTTTGAAGAAGCCGATATCGATTACCTGCATGGGCAGTTGCATGCGGATAAACATATAAAAGTAATCTCTTTATTTTCGCATCTGGCAGCATCGGAAGATATGTCGGTCAGGGATTTTACCATCGGACAGATTGATAAATTCAAATCGATTGCCAATACTTTTGTCGATCGATTTGGTTACAAGCCCTTGTTACATATTTTAAACACTTCAGGAATCCTTAATTATGCTGATTCGGGACAATTGGATATGGTTCGCAGCGGGATCGGCCTTTATGGTTACGGCAACCATCCCGAGTTCGACAGAGAGCTAAAGCCTATCGGCACCCTGAAGAGCATTATCTCTCAGATACATACCATTAACGAGGGTGAGAGTGTAGGTTACAATATGGGATTTACCGCTACCAAACCTACCCGTATCGCCATCATACCTCTGGGACATGCCGATGGCATCGGGAGACATTTCGGCAAGGAAAAAGGATATCTGATCATAGGGACACAAAAGGCTCCTATAGTCGGAAACGTCTGTATGGATATGCTTATGATTGATGTTTCGGGTATTGATTGCCGGGAAGGTGACGAGGTCGTCATTTTCGGAGCAACCGTAAGTGCGGAAGACTTTGCAAAAACGGGAAACACCATATCATACGAACTCATAACCGGTATTTCTCAGCGGATTAAAAGGGTCATCGTCAGGTAA
- the xerA gene encoding site-specific tyrosine recombinase/integron integrase — MALNLHITLKHLFIDDVPQIGLKFYANDTLQILIKKLDNVKWSKEFTMFYVRNTKTNLDAIFKTFKGVAWIDTKYFFEITRAKELNEIFDADWVYKRKHQENYKFCPESYLRKLELKKYANNTVKTYVSCFESFINYYNEQDINKLDENDIRNYLAFLIKTNRSDSYINQAINSIKFYYETVLGLPNRFYSIERPRKSIKLPVVLSKGDVLSIISNANNLKHKCIISLLYSAGLRRSELLNLKLTDIESNRMLIRVRDAKGNKDRYTLLSKNVLKDLRVYYKKYRPVNYLFEGQNKEQYSANSVGKVISNTAKKAGIKIPVTPHTLRHSFATHLLESGTDIRYIQLLLGHNSTKTTEIYTHVAKNSFSSIKNPLDL, encoded by the coding sequence ATGGCTTTAAATCTTCATATTACTTTAAAACACCTTTTTATAGATGATGTTCCTCAAATTGGCCTAAAATTTTATGCCAATGACACATTACAAATCCTAATTAAAAAACTCGACAATGTGAAATGGAGTAAAGAATTTACCATGTTTTATGTTCGAAATACTAAAACGAACCTTGACGCCATCTTCAAAACATTTAAAGGAGTTGCATGGATTGACACCAAGTACTTTTTTGAAATAACAAGAGCTAAAGAACTTAACGAAATCTTTGATGCCGATTGGGTTTATAAAAGAAAGCACCAAGAAAACTATAAATTTTGTCCGGAATCTTACTTGCGTAAATTGGAACTCAAAAAATATGCTAACAACACCGTAAAAACTTATGTGTCTTGCTTTGAGAGTTTTATTAATTATTATAATGAGCAAGATATTAACAAGCTTGATGAAAATGATATTAGAAATTACTTAGCGTTTTTAATTAAAACCAATCGATCAGACAGCTACATAAACCAGGCCATTAACAGCATCAAATTTTACTACGAAACCGTTTTAGGCCTACCTAATAGATTTTATAGTATTGAACGACCAAGAAAATCGATAAAACTTCCGGTTGTTCTATCTAAGGGAGATGTTTTGTCTATCATATCTAATGCCAATAACTTAAAACACAAGTGTATAATATCCTTACTCTATTCGGCTGGCCTTAGACGATCTGAGCTCTTGAACTTGAAGTTAACCGATATTGAAAGTAACCGTATGCTTATCAGGGTAAGGGATGCTAAAGGTAACAAAGACCGATATACTCTTTTATCTAAAAATGTTCTTAAAGATTTAAGAGTATATTACAAGAAGTACAGGCCTGTTAATTATTTATTTGAGGGACAAAACAAAGAGCAATATAGTGCCAATAGCGTTGGAAAGGTGATCTCTAATACAGCTAAAAAAGCAGGTATTAAAATACCTGTAACGCCCCACACCTTACGTCATAGCTTTGCAACTCACCTTTTAGAATCCGGAACAGACATAAGATACATTCAACTTTTATTAGGCCATAACTCTACTAAAACAACTGAGATATATACCCATGTTGCAAAAAACAGCTTCAGCTCTATAAAAAACCCATTAGACCTATAA
- a CDS encoding thymidine kinase, translated as MFLENTVNHKEQFGWIEVICGSMFSGKTEELIRRLKRAKFAKQKVEIFKPAVDVRYDDEMVVSHDENEIRSTPVPAAANIRLLADGCDVIGIDEAQFFDDEIVSVCNDLANKGVRVIVAGLDMDFKGNPFGPMPYLMATAEYVTKVHAICTRTGNLANYSFRKSNNDKLVLLGETEEYEPLSRAAYYRAMLQEKVNRLDVKDPQDLTKE; from the coding sequence ATGTTTCTCGAAAATACAGTAAATCATAAAGAGCAATTTGGGTGGATTGAGGTAATTTGCGGTTCCATGTTCTCCGGAAAAACGGAAGAACTGATCCGCAGGCTCAAACGCGCCAAATTTGCCAAGCAAAAAGTTGAGATCTTCAAGCCTGCGGTAGACGTCAGGTACGATGACGAAATGGTGGTATCTCATGATGAAAATGAAATTCGTTCTACCCCGGTTCCGGCTGCTGCAAACATAAGGTTACTGGCCGATGGTTGTGATGTAATAGGAATTGATGAGGCTCAGTTTTTTGATGATGAAATAGTTTCGGTCTGCAACGACCTTGCCAATAAAGGCGTTCGGGTTATTGTTGCGGGACTTGACATGGACTTTAAGGGAAATCCTTTCGGACCTATGCCATACTTAATGGCCACGGCAGAATACGTAACAAAAGTTCATGCCATCTGTACACGCACCGGAAACCTGGCCAACTACAGTTTCAGAAAATCTAACAATGATAAACTGGTTCTCCTCGGTGAAACCGAAGAATACGAGCCTTTAAGCAGGGCTGCCTACTATAGAGCCATGCTTCAGGAAAAAGTAAACAGGCTTGATGTTAAAGATCCACAGGACTTAACAAAAGAATAA
- the mscL gene encoding large-conductance mechanosensitive channel protein MscL — MGFFKDFKSFLLKGDIVNLATAVIVAGAFGKIVSSFTNDILMPPIGMLLGNVDFSELKYVLQEAVVDASGETTQAAVSINYGSFIQFIIDFIIIGFAIFMVLKAYEKTKKKEEAAPAAPKGPSQEELLAEIRDLLKK; from the coding sequence ATGGGATTTTTTAAAGATTTTAAATCGTTCTTATTAAAAGGAGACATCGTTAATCTGGCTACAGCTGTTATCGTTGCGGGCGCTTTCGGAAAGATCGTTTCGTCATTTACAAACGACATTCTAATGCCTCCTATCGGGATGTTATTGGGAAATGTTGACTTCAGCGAACTAAAGTATGTACTTCAGGAGGCTGTTGTAGACGCCTCAGGAGAAACTACCCAGGCAGCCGTAAGCATCAACTATGGGTCTTTTATTCAGTTTATCATTGACTTTATCATTATTGGTTTTGCTATTTTTATGGTACTTAAGGCCTACGAAAAGACAAAAAAGAAAGAAGAAGCAGCTCCTGCCGCTCCAAAAGGCCCTTCTCAAGAAGAGTTACTTGCCGAGATCAGGGACCTGCTAAAGAAATAA
- a CDS encoding prolyl oligopeptidase family serine peptidase codes for MKKSLILFASSCLLISCNTEEKKETLKYPVTKKVDTVDTYFGTEVKDPYRWLEDDRSEETAQWVKAENEVTFGYLENIPYREELKQRLEKLWNYERLSAPFKEGDYTYFYKNNGLQNQSVIFRQKDNEEPEVFLDPNTFSKDGTTSLGGLSFSKDGSLAAYSISEGGSDWRKIIIIDAVKKEIIEDTLVDVKFSGVSWKGNEGFYYSSYDKPEGSELSAKTDQHKLYYHKLGTAQKEDQVIFGATPEEKNRYVGGYVTEDDRYLVISASVATSGNKLFIKDLTDPNAKLITITDNYDADSGIIENIGSKLYITTNLDAPNKRIVTVDAANPTPDNWVDFIPETENVLSVSTGSGYFFAKYMVDALSKVLQYDYDGKLVREIKLPGLGTAGGFGGKKDDTTLYYSFTNYSTPGKILKYNPATGASETYWSPSIDFNSDAYTSEQVFYTSKDGVKVPMIITYKKGLEKNGKNPAMLYGYGGFNISLTPSFSTAMAVWLEQGGIYAVPNLRGGGEYGKKWHDAGTKMQKQNVFNDFIAAAEYLIEQGYTSPDYLSVRGGSNGGLLVGATMTQRPDLMKVAIPAVGVLDMLRYHTFTAGAGWAYDYGTAEDNKEMFEYLKGYSPVHNVKEGTQYPATMVTTGDHDDRVVPAHSFKFAAELQEKQSGDNPVLIRINTNAGHGAGKPTSMVIDEYADIFGFTLYNMGYNELPNKAILSEVKDAQ; via the coding sequence ATGAAAAAGTCTCTCATTTTATTTGCATCTTCGTGCTTGCTGATTTCCTGTAACACAGAAGAAAAGAAAGAAACATTGAAATATCCCGTAACAAAAAAAGTAGACACTGTAGACACCTACTTCGGAACTGAGGTTAAAGACCCGTACAGATGGTTAGAAGACGACCGTTCGGAAGAAACTGCACAGTGGGTAAAAGCTGAAAACGAAGTAACTTTCGGTTACCTCGAAAACATACCTTATCGCGAGGAGTTAAAACAACGTCTTGAAAAACTATGGAACTACGAAAGACTCTCGGCTCCTTTTAAAGAAGGTGACTATACGTACTTCTATAAAAACAACGGCTTACAGAACCAATCGGTTATCTTCCGTCAAAAAGACAACGAGGAGCCTGAGGTATTCCTGGATCCGAATACCTTCTCAAAAGACGGCACCACTTCGCTTGGCGGATTGAGTTTTTCTAAAGACGGTTCTTTAGCCGCTTATTCGATCTCAGAAGGTGGTAGCGACTGGAGAAAAATAATCATTATCGATGCTGTAAAAAAAGAAATTATTGAAGATACGCTTGTTGACGTGAAGTTTAGCGGGGTATCATGGAAAGGCAACGAAGGCTTCTACTATTCCAGCTACGACAAGCCTGAAGGTAGCGAATTATCGGCAAAAACCGATCAACATAAATTATATTATCACAAGCTTGGAACGGCTCAAAAAGAAGACCAGGTAATTTTCGGAGCTACCCCGGAGGAGAAAAACAGATATGTAGGTGGTTATGTAACCGAAGACGATCGTTACCTCGTTATTTCTGCTTCTGTTGCCACTTCAGGAAACAAGCTGTTTATTAAAGACCTTACCGATCCTAATGCCAAATTAATTACCATTACAGACAATTACGATGCTGACAGTGGTATTATAGAAAACATCGGATCTAAATTATACATCACTACCAATCTGGATGCTCCCAACAAGCGTATTGTGACTGTAGATGCTGCGAATCCTACACCGGACAACTGGGTAGACTTTATTCCTGAAACCGAAAACGTATTAAGCGTTTCAACCGGGAGCGGATACTTCTTTGCCAAGTATATGGTAGATGCTTTATCGAAAGTATTACAATACGACTACGACGGAAAACTGGTAAGAGAAATCAAATTGCCAGGTTTAGGTACTGCCGGTGGTTTTGGCGGCAAGAAAGACGATACGACTCTTTACTATTCGTTTACGAACTACAGCACTCCGGGTAAGATCTTAAAGTACAATCCGGCGACAGGTGCTTCTGAAACCTATTGGAGTCCGAGTATCGATTTTAACAGCGATGCTTATACCTCTGAGCAGGTATTTTATACTTCTAAGGATGGTGTAAAGGTTCCGATGATCATCACCTATAAAAAAGGATTGGAGAAAAACGGTAAGAATCCTGCCATGTTGTATGGTTACGGTGGTTTCAACATCAGTCTTACGCCTTCATTCAGTACAGCTATGGCTGTATGGTTAGAGCAAGGTGGTATTTATGCGGTACCAAACCTGAGAGGCGGTGGCGAATACGGTAAAAAATGGCACGATGCGGGAACCAAAATGCAAAAGCAGAATGTATTTAACGACTTTATCGCTGCTGCTGAATACCTGATCGAGCAAGGGTATACTTCACCGGATTACCTGTCTGTACGCGGTGGTTCGAACGGTGGACTTTTAGTAGGTGCTACCATGACACAGCGTCCTGACCTTATGAAAGTTGCCATCCCTGCTGTCGGGGTATTAGATATGTTGCGTTACCATACCTTTACTGCGGGTGCAGGATGGGCTTATGACTACGGAACTGCTGAAGACAACAAAGAAATGTTCGAATATTTAAAGGGATATTCTCCTGTACACAACGTAAAAGAGGGTACCCAGTATCCTGCTACCATGGTAACTACGGGCGACCACGACGACCGTGTGGTACCGGCACACAGCTTTAAGTTTGCTGCCGAATTACAGGAAAAACAAAGCGGAGACAATCCGGTATTGATCAGAATCAACACTAATGCAGGACATGGAGCCGGTAAGCCTACCTCGATGGTGATTGACGAGTATGCAGATATCTTCGGGTTTACCTTATACAATATGGGATATAACGAACTTCCGAACAAAGCTATTTTAAGCGAAGTTAAAGACGCTCAATAA
- a CDS encoding carboxymuconolactone decarboxylase family protein, which translates to MPLVNPLPAEHDPETRELAAFFNETLGFCPNSVLTMQIRPEIARAFINLNKAVMENKGRVTSALKRMIAWVSSNATGCRYCQAHAIRAAERYGAEQEKLDNIWDYRTHPAFTEAERAALDFSLAASMVPNAVDETIKKELHTYWDEGEIVEMLGVISLFGYLNRWNDSMGTSLEEGAIESGKQYLGKHGWEVGKHE; encoded by the coding sequence ATGCCTTTAGTAAATCCACTTCCTGCTGAACACGACCCGGAAACCAGGGAATTAGCTGCTTTTTTTAATGAAACCCTTGGGTTTTGTCCCAACTCGGTGCTTACCATGCAGATCAGGCCTGAAATTGCCAGGGCATTTATCAATTTAAACAAAGCCGTTATGGAAAACAAGGGCAGGGTTACTTCGGCTCTTAAAAGAATGATAGCCTGGGTTAGCAGTAACGCAACGGGTTGCCGGTATTGCCAGGCACATGCGATCAGGGCGGCGGAGCGTTATGGGGCTGAACAGGAAAAGCTGGATAATATATGGGATTACAGAACCCATCCTGCCTTTACCGAGGCGGAGCGTGCTGCTCTTGATTTTTCATTGGCTGCTTCTATGGTTCCGAATGCTGTTGATGAAACAATTAAAAAAGAGCTTCACACCTATTGGGATGAAGGTGAGATCGTGGAAATGCTGGGGGTTATTTCATTATTTGGTTATTTAAACCGCTGGAATGACAGTATGGGTACTTCACTTGAGGAAGGTGCTATTGAAAGCGGCAAGCAGTATTTGGGAAAACACGGCTGGGAGGTCGGGAAGCATGAATAG
- the rsmI gene encoding 16S rRNA (cytidine(1402)-2'-O)-methyltransferase — translation MGKLYLVPTPIGNLDDITFRAIKVLKEADTILAEDTRTSGKLLKHFDIATPMQSHHMHNEHKTVAALVQRMLGGETIALVSDAGTPAISDPGFLLTRACVENHIEVDCLPGATAFVPALVNSGLPNDRFVFEGFLPDKKGRQTRLTTLADETRTMIFYVSPYKLTKTLKDFIRYFGEDRPVSVSREITKLHEETVRGTATEVLKHYEAKPPKGEIVVIVGGKK, via the coding sequence ATGGGAAAATTGTATTTGGTGCCGACTCCAATAGGAAATCTCGACGATATTACATTCAGGGCAATTAAAGTGTTAAAAGAAGCAGATACCATACTCGCTGAAGATACCCGTACCAGTGGAAAACTGTTAAAGCATTTCGATATTGCCACACCGATGCAAAGTCATCATATGCACAACGAGCATAAAACGGTAGCTGCCCTGGTGCAACGCATGCTCGGGGGCGAAACCATAGCCCTTGTCAGCGATGCCGGAACACCGGCGATTTCAGATCCCGGATTTTTGTTAACAAGAGCCTGCGTTGAAAACCATATTGAGGTCGACTGCCTTCCGGGTGCTACAGCCTTTGTGCCTGCATTGGTGAATAGCGGACTGCCTAATGACAGGTTTGTGTTTGAAGGATTCCTGCCCGATAAGAAAGGCCGCCAAACCCGATTAACAACCCTGGCAGACGAAACACGAACCATGATTTTCTATGTGTCGCCATATAAACTGACAAAAACCTTAAAAGACTTTATCCGGTATTTTGGGGAGGATAGACCCGTGTCGGTTTCGCGTGAGATTACCAAACTACATGAAGAAACGGTAAGAGGTACCGCAACAGAAGTGCTGAAACACTATGAAGCCAAACCGCCGAAAGGAGAAATAGTAGTAATCGTTGGCGGGAAAAAATAG
- a CDS encoding aspartate-semialdehyde dehydrogenase, whose product MKVAVVGATGMVGEVMLQVLEERNFPFTELLLVASERSVGKEMEYKGNTYSIIGLQTAVEARPDIAIFSAGGDTSLEWAPKFAEAGTTVIDNSSAWRMDPTKKLVVPEINADLLTKEDKIIANPNCSTIQMVLALSPLHKAYNINRVVVSTYQSITGTGVKAVRQLENEYAGVNDEMAYPYPIHRNALPHCDVFEDNGYTKEEMKLTRETKKILDNAINVTATAVRIPVVGGHSEAVNIEFENDFELGDVRRLLSETPGVTVQDNPDTNTYPMPIYAAGKNDVFVGRIRRDESQPNTLNMWIVADNLRKGAATNAVQIAEYLVANDLV is encoded by the coding sequence ATGAAAGTAGCAGTTGTTGGTGCAACCGGAATGGTTGGCGAGGTTATGTTACAAGTATTAGAAGAGCGTAACTTCCCTTTTACAGAATTATTATTAGTAGCTTCAGAGCGTTCTGTAGGTAAGGAAATGGAATACAAAGGAAACACCTATAGCATTATCGGTTTACAAACAGCAGTAGAAGCCCGACCGGACATTGCCATTTTCTCAGCAGGCGGAGATACTTCATTAGAATGGGCTCCTAAGTTTGCCGAAGCAGGCACTACGGTTATCGATAATTCATCTGCATGGCGTATGGACCCTACCAAGAAACTGGTAGTTCCTGAAATTAATGCCGATTTGTTAACTAAAGAAGATAAAATTATTGCCAACCCTAACTGTTCTACCATTCAAATGGTATTGGCATTATCGCCATTACATAAAGCATACAACATTAACCGTGTTGTAGTATCAACATACCAGTCGATTACGGGTACAGGAGTAAAAGCGGTACGTCAGTTAGAGAATGAATATGCGGGAGTAAATGACGAAATGGCTTATCCTTATCCTATTCATAGAAATGCATTGCCTCATTGCGACGTTTTTGAAGACAACGGATATACCAAAGAGGAAATGAAGTTAACGAGAGAAACCAAAAAAATACTCGACAATGCGATTAATGTTACGGCTACAGCGGTTCGTATTCCGGTAGTCGGCGGTCATAGCGAGGCTGTAAATATCGAATTTGAAAACGACTTCGAACTAGGTGACGTACGTCGATTATTAAGCGAGACTCCAGGGGTAACTGTACAGGATAATCCTGATACAAACACTTACCCGATGCCGATATACGCAGCAGGAAAGAACGATGTTTTTGTCGGAAGAATCAGAAGAGATGAGTCGCAACCAAACACTTTAAACATGTGGATTGTTGCCGATAACTTAAGAAAAGGAGCAGCTACCAATGCTGTTCAGATAGCTGAATATCTTGTTGCCAACGATCTGGTTTAA